In Opitutus sp. ER46, a single genomic region encodes these proteins:
- a CDS encoding aldehyde dehydrogenase family protein: MPTAEISRPESTTAFAHFDRQFIAGHWRHGRSTHPNRDRNPFTGETLVEIPQANAANLEEAYRRAAVAQQDWAAQTPGARAEVMRRAGLVMEAHRDEIITWLIREAGSTRIKASLEWQSVRSVLREAETLPYLVEGRLIPADVPGKECQVYRSPVGVVGIISPWNWPLQLTARSLFPALAVGNAAVVKPASDTPITGGLLFAKILEAAGLPEGLLSVVIGAGSEIGDAFVTHDVPRVISFTGSTPVGRHIGRLALEAQIIKRLELELGGNSPFVILADADLPRAVEAAIFGKFLHQGQICMITNRFIVDDAVYDDFVDAFVERVRQLKVGDPDDPTTMIGPLINQSQFDGLWRRILQARRDGVRQVFGGEPQGLVLPPHVFVGVNNEYQLASEELFGPVAPIIRARGDDDALRLANGTRYGLSSAVFTRDLERGLRFARGVQAGMTHINDQPVNDLPFNPFGGEKNSGIGRFNGRWAVDAFTSEHWITIQHEPRAYPADARQISGPWSGG; encoded by the coding sequence ATGCCCACCGCCGAAATCTCCCGTCCCGAGTCGACCACCGCGTTCGCCCACTTCGACCGCCAATTCATCGCCGGCCACTGGCGCCATGGCCGCAGCACCCATCCGAACCGCGATCGCAACCCGTTCACCGGCGAAACGCTGGTGGAGATTCCGCAGGCCAACGCGGCCAATCTCGAGGAGGCCTACCGCCGCGCGGCCGTCGCCCAGCAGGACTGGGCCGCGCAAACGCCCGGCGCCCGCGCCGAGGTCATGCGCCGCGCCGGCCTCGTGATGGAGGCCCATCGCGACGAGATCATCACCTGGCTGATCCGCGAGGCCGGCAGCACACGCATCAAGGCCTCCCTCGAGTGGCAGTCCGTACGGAGCGTGCTGCGCGAAGCCGAAACCCTCCCCTACCTCGTCGAGGGCCGGCTCATCCCGGCCGACGTCCCGGGCAAGGAATGCCAGGTTTATCGCAGCCCGGTCGGCGTCGTCGGCATCATCAGCCCGTGGAACTGGCCGCTGCAGCTCACCGCGCGCTCGCTCTTTCCCGCGCTCGCCGTCGGCAACGCGGCCGTGGTCAAACCGGCCAGCGATACGCCCATCACCGGCGGGCTGTTGTTCGCGAAGATCCTGGAGGCCGCCGGGCTGCCCGAGGGCCTGCTCAGCGTCGTCATCGGCGCCGGCTCGGAAATCGGCGACGCGTTCGTGACCCACGACGTCCCGCGCGTGATTTCGTTCACCGGCTCCACGCCAGTCGGCCGCCACATCGGCCGCCTCGCGCTCGAGGCGCAGATCATCAAGCGGCTCGAGCTCGAGCTGGGCGGCAACAGCCCGTTCGTGATCCTCGCCGACGCCGACCTCCCGCGCGCCGTCGAAGCCGCCATCTTCGGAAAGTTCCTGCATCAGGGTCAGATTTGCATGATCACGAACCGCTTCATCGTCGATGACGCCGTGTATGACGATTTTGTGGACGCCTTTGTCGAGCGCGTGCGCCAGCTCAAGGTCGGCGACCCCGACGATCCGACCACGATGATCGGCCCGCTCATCAACCAGTCGCAGTTCGACGGGCTTTGGCGCCGCATCCTCCAGGCCCGCCGCGACGGCGTGCGCCAGGTTTTCGGCGGCGAGCCGCAGGGGCTCGTGCTGCCGCCGCACGTGTTCGTCGGCGTGAACAACGAGTACCAACTCGCCAGCGAGGAGCTCTTCGGTCCCGTCGCGCCGATCATCCGCGCCCGCGGCGACGACGACGCGCTGCGCCTCGCCAACGGCACCCGCTACGGTCTCTCGAGCGCCGTCTTCACGCGCGATCTCGAACGCGGCCTCCGCTTCGCCCGCGGCGTCCAGGCCGGCATGACGCACATCAACGACCAGCCCGTGAACGACCTTCCGTTCAACCCGTTCGGCGGCGAGAAGAACTCCGGCATCGGCCGCTTCAACGGCCGTTGGGCCGTCGACGCCTTTACCAGCGAACACTGGATAACGATCCAGCACGAACCGCGCGCCTACCCCGCCGACGCCCGCCAGATCTCCGGCCCCTGGTCCGGCGGCTGA